A window of the Tachysurus fulvidraco isolate hzauxx_2018 chromosome 6, HZAU_PFXX_2.0, whole genome shotgun sequence genome harbors these coding sequences:
- the nabp1a gene encoding SOSS complex subunit B2 isoform X3, with translation MSRSGRVTKTKDGHEVRSCKVADKSGSIAISVWDELGSLIQPGDIIRLTRGYASMWKGCLTLYTGRGGDLQKIGEFCMVYSEVPNFSEPNPDLLAQANQQNKTGKDQRGNSPPYQNTLPVQAGNGTMQTYPNNGTNPPANFAAPGRANGRVPGNGPPLVTVGQPAPPKPSVTISNGRDPRRASKR, from the exons ATGTCCAGATCAG GTCGCGTGACCAAGACAAAGGACGGACACGAAGTGCGCTCGTGTAAAGTGGCTGATAAGAGCGGCAGTATCGCCATCTCCGTCTGGGATGAACTGGGCAGCCTTATCCAGCCTGGAGACATCATCCGCCTTACACGAGG CTATGCGTCAATGTGGAAGGGGTGTCTTACCTTGTACACAGGCAGAGGTGGAGATCTGCAGAAAATTGGAGA GTTCTGCATGGTGTACTCGGAAGTACCGAACTTCAGCGAGCCAAATCCTGACCTGCTAGCCCAAGCCAACCAGCAGAACAAAACG GGTAAAGACCAGCGTGGAAACTCCCCACCTTATCAAAACACACTTCCTGTCCAAGCAG GAAACGGCACCATGCAGACGTATCCCAATAATGGCACCAATCCACCAGCCAACTTCGCAGCTCCCGGTAGAGCGAACGGCCGCGTTCCTGGAAACGGCCCACCGCTGGTCACTGTAGGACAACCTGCACCTCCTAAACCGTCAGTCACCATCAGCAACGGCAGGGACCCTCGACGTGCTTCTAAGAGATGA
- the nabp1a gene encoding SOSS complex subunit B2 isoform X2: MSNINNDAVSLIKDVKPGSKNLNIVFIVLEIGRVTKTKDGHEVRSCKVADKSGSIAISVWDELGSLIQPGDIIRLTRGYASMWKGCLTLYTGRGGDLQKIGEFCMVYSEVPNFSEPNPDLLAQANQQNKTGKDQRGNSPPYQNTLPVQAGNGTMQTYPNNGTNPPANFAAPGRANGRVPGNGPPLVTVGQPAPPKPSVTISNGRDPRRASKR; this comes from the exons ATGTCGAATATTAACAACGACGCCGTAAGTTTGATCAAAGACGTCAAACCGGGATCTAAGAACCTGAATATCGTCTTTATAGTTCTGGAGATCG GTCGCGTGACCAAGACAAAGGACGGACACGAAGTGCGCTCGTGTAAAGTGGCTGATAAGAGCGGCAGTATCGCCATCTCCGTCTGGGATGAACTGGGCAGCCTTATCCAGCCTGGAGACATCATCCGCCTTACACGAGG CTATGCGTCAATGTGGAAGGGGTGTCTTACCTTGTACACAGGCAGAGGTGGAGATCTGCAGAAAATTGGAGA GTTCTGCATGGTGTACTCGGAAGTACCGAACTTCAGCGAGCCAAATCCTGACCTGCTAGCCCAAGCCAACCAGCAGAACAAAACG GGTAAAGACCAGCGTGGAAACTCCCCACCTTATCAAAACACACTTCCTGTCCAAGCAG GAAACGGCACCATGCAGACGTATCCCAATAATGGCACCAATCCACCAGCCAACTTCGCAGCTCCCGGTAGAGCGAACGGCCGCGTTCCTGGAAACGGCCCACCGCTGGTCACTGTAGGACAACCTGCACCTCCTAAACCGTCAGTCACCATCAGCAACGGCAGGGACCCTCGACGTGCTTCTAAGAGATGA
- the nabp1a gene encoding SOSS complex subunit B2 isoform X1, translated as MSRSAMSNINNDAVSLIKDVKPGSKNLNIVFIVLEIGRVTKTKDGHEVRSCKVADKSGSIAISVWDELGSLIQPGDIIRLTRGYASMWKGCLTLYTGRGGDLQKIGEFCMVYSEVPNFSEPNPDLLAQANQQNKTGKDQRGNSPPYQNTLPVQAGNGTMQTYPNNGTNPPANFAAPGRANGRVPGNGPPLVTVGQPAPPKPSVTISNGRDPRRASKR; from the exons ATGTCCAGATCAG cGATGTCGAATATTAACAACGACGCCGTAAGTTTGATCAAAGACGTCAAACCGGGATCTAAGAACCTGAATATCGTCTTTATAGTTCTGGAGATCG GTCGCGTGACCAAGACAAAGGACGGACACGAAGTGCGCTCGTGTAAAGTGGCTGATAAGAGCGGCAGTATCGCCATCTCCGTCTGGGATGAACTGGGCAGCCTTATCCAGCCTGGAGACATCATCCGCCTTACACGAGG CTATGCGTCAATGTGGAAGGGGTGTCTTACCTTGTACACAGGCAGAGGTGGAGATCTGCAGAAAATTGGAGA GTTCTGCATGGTGTACTCGGAAGTACCGAACTTCAGCGAGCCAAATCCTGACCTGCTAGCCCAAGCCAACCAGCAGAACAAAACG GGTAAAGACCAGCGTGGAAACTCCCCACCTTATCAAAACACACTTCCTGTCCAAGCAG GAAACGGCACCATGCAGACGTATCCCAATAATGGCACCAATCCACCAGCCAACTTCGCAGCTCCCGGTAGAGCGAACGGCCGCGTTCCTGGAAACGGCCCACCGCTGGTCACTGTAGGACAACCTGCACCTCCTAAACCGTCAGTCACCATCAGCAACGGCAGGGACCCTCGACGTGCTTCTAAGAGATGA